In Sylvia atricapilla isolate bSylAtr1 chromosome 27, bSylAtr1.pri, whole genome shotgun sequence, one genomic interval encodes:
- the LOC136372343 gene encoding LOW QUALITY PROTEIN: keratin, type I cytoskeletal 23-like (The sequence of the model RefSeq protein was modified relative to this genomic sequence to represent the inferred CDS: substituted 1 base at 1 genomic stop codon), with protein MXLIPNNNSVQAHKCFRIDQEEARFVMTQSCCCSHSSKGNSHRKRHKAAQGRRRGCSVLGSQTWGSIHTELSMSTSQGPFQFFSGSLRGSSGCGLAQQGTSYRASSADGGASSTHASFSSARPFWLAAGGAPWGGFGEHYGESIFLGGNEKQTMQNLNERLAAYLDKVRALEAANAQLENCILEWHRTKSHGKRHDFNQYEQNVTDMQRQIEDSKITNASILLQIDNANMATEDFRLKYEAEKCRRQGVQLDVENLRKELDGMTIITTDLEMEIEGLREEHILRRKDHEEDMEANRSSQDFKVNVKVNAAPPADLGKILAEIREDYEAIIEKNRQSLDNWYKEQSAAMSLAASPNPEQIQRNENEIKELRRTLQSLDIELQAQISKKHMLEDTLADTRNYYAAALQNMQQIITRCEEELSQVRHDMKQQNNQYKVLLGIKTRLEKEISTYRLLLEGNADGTARKSETKEHSGLSNRKLKAIVHDSVNGEVVSSTVNELPPQA; from the exons ATGTAGCTGATTCCAAACAACAACAGCGTGCAGGCTCATAAATGCTTCAGAATTGACCAAGAGGAAGCACGTTTCGTGATGACACAATCTTGTTGCTGTAGTCATTCATCGAAGGGAAACTCCCACAGGAAAAGGCATaaagctgctcagggaaggCGAAGAGGCTGCTCAGTGCTAGGCAGCCAAACCTGGGGTTCGATTCACACAGAGCTAAGCATGAGCACCAGCCAAGGCCCTTTCCAGTTTTTTTCTGGGTCCCTCAGGGGTAGTTCAGGGTGTGGTTTGGCCCAGCAAGGAACTTCTTACAGAGCGTCAAGTGCAGATggtggtgccagcagcacacatgcctccttctcctctgccagACCCTtctggctggctgcaggaggggcacCCTGGGGAGGCTTCGGCGAGCACTATGGGGAAAGCATCTTCCTGGGTGGGAATGAGAAACAGACTATGCAGAACCTGAATGAGCGCTTGGCTGCCTACCTGGACAAGGTCCGTGCCTTAGAAGCAGCCAACGCTCAGCTGGAGAACTGCATCCTAGAGTGGCACAGGACAAAGTCTCATGGAAAGAGGCATGACTTCAACCAGTACGAGCAAAACGTCACTGACATGCAAAGACAG attGAGGATAGCAAGATCACCAATGCCAGCATCCTTTTACAAATCGATAATGCTAACATGGCAACTGAAGACTTCAGGCTCAA ATACGAAGCCGAGAAGTGTCGCAGGCAGGGAGTGCAGCTGGATGTGGAGAACCTGCGGAAGGAGCTCGACGGGATGACCATTATTACCACAGatctggaaatggaaattgaAGGTTTGAGAGAAGAGCACATCCTCAGGAGGAAAGACCATGAGGAG GACATGGAAGCCAATCGCTCCTCACAAGACTTCAAAGTCAATGTAAAAGTAAatgcagcccctcctgcagaCTTAGGCAAGATTCTGGCAGAAATCAGAGAAGATTATGAAGCCATAATTGAAAAGAATCGTCAAAGCCTGGACAACTGGTACAAAGAACAG AGTGCAGCAATGTCCCTGGCAGCAAGCCCTAATCCTGAGCAGATCCAGCGCAACGAGAACGAGATCAAGGAGCTCAGGAGAACTTTACAGTCCCTGGACATTGAGCTGCAAGCACAGATTAGTAAG AAACACATGCTGGAAGACACCTTGGCTGACACTCGGAATTACTACGCTGCTGCACTTCAAAACATGCAGCAGATCATCACCAGGTGTGAGGAAGAGCTGAGCCAGGTTCGTCATGACATGAAGCAGCAAAATAACCAATATAAGGTTCTTCTTGGGATCAAAACGCgcctggaaaaggaaatttccaCATACCgcctgctgctggaagggaatGCTGACGG GACAGCAAGAAAATCTGAAACTAAAG aacacTCTGGGCTGAGCAACCGAAAGCTCAAAGCGATTGTCCATGACAGTGTGAATGGGGAGGTGGTGTCCTCCACCGTCAACGAGCTCCCCCCACAAGCCTGA
- the LOC136372344 gene encoding keratin, type I cytoskeletal 15-like: MATSFMSSSSTYGGGFGGAGGGSCRLSSVRAGGSYRAPSIHGGSGGRGVSVSSARYVSSAGGGYGFGGSYGGGFGGGAACGFGGGSGFGGGSGFGGGAGFGGGFDLGGGFGGGDGLLSGNEKITMQNLNDRLASYLDKVRALEEANSDLEVKIRDWYQKQAPTSPARDYSNYYKIIEDLRDKILAATIDNSRVILEIDNARLAADDFRLKYENELYLRQSVESDINGLRRVLDELTLSRADLEMQIETLKEELAYMKKNHEEEMKEYSNQLSGTVNVEMDAAPGIDLTRVLAEMREQYEALAEKNRKDAEAWFFTQTDELNREVATHTQQIQTSKSEITELRRTLQSLEIELQSQLSMKAGLEANLRDTEGRYCAQLAQIQALITSVEEQLSELRCDMERQNQEYKMLMDIKSRLEQEIATYRQLLEGQDSQLSGLNPKDVYGSGGRIRSAIEEDGKSGSTRDRRF, encoded by the exons ATGGCCACTTCCTTCATGAGCTCTTCCTCCACCTACGGGGGTGGCTTTGGGGGCGCTGGGGGCGGCAGCTGCCGCCTGTCCTCGGTGCGTGCCGGGGGCAGCTACCGGGCCCCGAGCATCCACGGCGGCTCCGGCGGCCGCGGCGTCTCCGTCTCCTCGGCCAGGTACGTCTcctctgcaggaggaggctACGGCTTTGGGGGGAGCTATGGAGGAGGCTTTGGAGGGGGAGCAGCCTGCGGCTTTGGAGGGGGCTCTGGCTTTGGAGGGGGCTCTGGCTTTGGAGGCGGTGCTGGCTTCGGTGGAGGATTTGACCTTGGTGGCGGCTTTGGGGGCGGCGATGGCCTCCTCTCTGGCAATGAGAAGATAACCATGCAGAACCTGAACGACCGGCTGGCTTCGTACCTGGACAAGGTGCGAGCCCTGGAAGAGGCCAATTCAGATTTAGAAGTGAAAATCCGAGACTGGTACCAGAAACAAGCTCCCACCAGCCCCGCCCGTGACTACAGCAATTATTACAAGATAATTGAAGATCTCCGAGACAAG ATTCTTGCTGCTACCATTGACAATTCCCGGGTCATTCTGGAGATTGACAAtgccaggctggctgctgaCGACTTTAGACTGAA GTATGAGAACGAGCTGTACCTGCGCCAGAGTGTGGAGTCCGACATCAACGGCCTGCGCCGGGTCCTGGATGAGCTGACCCTGTCCAGAGCTGACCTGGAGATGCAGATTGAGACACTGAAAGAGGAGCTGGCTTACATGAAGAAGAACCATGAAGAG GAAATGAAAGAATACTCAAACCAACTGAGTGGAACAGTCAATGTGGAAATGGATGCAGCCCCTGGCATCGACCTGACCAGAGTTCTCGCTGAGATGAGGGAACAGTATGAAGCTCTGGCTGAGAAGAACCGTAAGGATGCTGAGGCATGGTTCTTCACTCAG actGATGAGCTGAACCGTGAAGTTGCCACCCACACCCAGCAGATACAGACCAGCAAGTCAGAGATCACGGAACTGCGCCGcaccctgcagagcctggagatCGAGCTCCAGTCACAGCTCAGCATG AAAGCCGGGCTGGAGGCCAACCTGCGGGACACGGAGGGCCGATACTGCGCACAGCTGGCTCAGATCCAGGCCCTCATCACCAGcgtggaggagcagctgagcgAGCTCCGCTGTGACATGGAGCGCCAGAACCAGGAGTACAAGATGCTCATGGACATCAAGAGTCGCCTGGAGCAGGAAATCGCCACCTACCGCCAGCTGCTGGAGGGCCAGGACTCACA GTTGTCAGGACTGAACCCCAAGGATG TATATGGGAGCGGTGGAAGAATTCGTTCTGCCATTGAAGAGGATGGAAAATCTGGTTCTACCCGTGACAGGAGATTCTAA